The sequence GGCGACGGTCCGGTCGGGGCGATGCGTGTCGGCCCGCGGGGGATTCGGCTCGCGGCGCAGCGGGAGGTAGAGCAGCGTGCCCAGGACGAAGAGCATCGACGCCTGCGCCAGCCGCAGCCGCTCGCCGGGGATGCGCACCGTCAGCCGGCTCCCGATCAGCACGCCGGGGATCGACCCGGCCAGCAGTGACAGGGTGAGCCGGGGATCGAGCTTGCCGAGCGTCAGGTGCGCCAGCGCCGCCACCAGCGTCAGCACCATCGAGTGGAAGACGACGGTGCCCACCTGCACCCGCCGCTCGTGCCGCGCGGTGACGGAGAGGAAGCCCGTGGTCAGGCTCCCGCTGCCGACCGACGTCAGCCCCGTCGTCGTCCCCACCACCGCCCCGCCCGCCGCGACGAGCCATGCGGGGGAGGCGGCGGGATGGCGGGCGAGACGCCCGAGCCAGGGGTCCAGCACCATCGCCGCGGCCAGCGCGATGAGCATGGCGCCGAGCGCCATCTTCACCGCGTGCCCCGCCGTGGCGGAGGAGACGCCAAGGGAGGCCAGGAGGAGCACGCTCAGCAAGCTGGCGGGAACGCTTCCCGCGGCCAGCAGCGCGGCCGTGCGGAAGTCGACGCTCCCCAGCCGCGCGTGCTGCCACGACCCGGCCAGGGTGGAGACCGCGGCGTTCGCCAGCCCGGCGGCCACCGCCTGCAGCGGCGCCACGCCCAGGCCCACGATCAGCAGCGGCGTCAGGATCGAGCCGCCGCCCATCCCGGTCATCCCCACCAGGATGCCCACCGCCGCGCCCGCCGCCGTCGCTCTCCAGTCCATGCTCCTCCGCTCGCGTGGTTTGGCTTCCGTCTCTCGTCCGACTTGGCTGACCCTTTACGACGCAAAAAACCGCGGCACCCGTCTGGGGTGCCGCGGCCGGGAGGGCGGAGTCTGATCCGCCGGCGATCGGGGTGCCGCTATCCTGTCACGGC is a genomic window of Longimicrobium sp. containing:
- a CDS encoding sulfite exporter TauE/SafE family protein yields the protein MDWRATAAGAAVGILVGMTGMGGGSILTPLLIVGLGVAPLQAVAAGLANAAVSTLAGSWQHARLGSVDFRTAALLAAGSVPASLLSVLLLASLGVSSATAGHAVKMALGAMLIALAAAMVLDPWLGRLARHPAASPAWLVAAGGAVVGTTTGLTSVGSGSLTTGFLSVTARHERRVQVGTVVFHSMVLTLVAALAHLTLGKLDPRLTLSLLAGSIPGVLIGSRLTVRIPGERLRLAQASMLFVLGTLLYLPLRREPNPPRADTHRPDRTVAARAAHISTNPEAEHEREISLALAARHR